Proteins encoded within one genomic window of Streptomyces sp. NBC_01314:
- the hmgA gene encoding homogentisate 1,2-dioxygenase: MSGDARKTAEGLDYLSGFGNEHASEAVPGALPHGRNSPQRAPLGLYAEQLSGTAFTEPRSHNRRSWLYRIRPSAAHPAFTRTDSGTLRTAPFTETVPDPNRLRWDPLPEPPAGTDFLGGLWTLGGNGDAAQRTGMAVHLYHANSAMERVFSDADGELLIVPERGGLLLRTEFGRLHVEPGEVALIPRGVRFRVDLLDGPARGYVCENLGAPFRLPDLGPIGANGLANARDFRAPVAAYEDVEGPLEVVNKFCGNLWTAVYDHSPLDVVAWHGNYTPYVYDLRRFNVIGTISYDHPDPSIFTVLTSPSDTPGLAGVDFVVFAPRWLVGEDTFRPPYFHRNVMSEYMGLIEGAYDAKTAGKGGFVPGGGSLHNMMSAHGPDRETFDRASAAEPKPQRVDDGLAFMFETRWPILTTAQAARAEHLQQGYDDVWSGLQRHFGPLH; the protein is encoded by the coding sequence ATGAGCGGGGACGCGAGGAAGACGGCCGAGGGGTTGGACTACCTCTCCGGTTTCGGCAACGAACACGCCTCGGAGGCGGTCCCGGGCGCACTGCCGCACGGCCGCAACTCCCCGCAGCGCGCCCCGCTCGGCCTGTACGCGGAGCAGCTCAGCGGCACCGCGTTCACCGAACCGAGGTCCCACAACCGCCGCTCATGGCTCTACCGGATCCGCCCCTCGGCCGCCCACCCCGCCTTCACGCGCACGGACAGCGGGACTCTGCGCACGGCCCCCTTCACCGAGACGGTTCCCGACCCCAACCGCCTCCGCTGGGACCCCCTTCCGGAGCCCCCGGCGGGCACCGACTTCCTCGGCGGCCTGTGGACGCTCGGCGGCAACGGCGACGCGGCCCAGCGCACGGGCATGGCCGTGCACCTGTATCACGCCAATTCCGCCATGGAGCGGGTCTTCAGTGACGCGGACGGCGAACTCCTGATCGTCCCGGAGCGCGGCGGCCTCCTCCTGCGCACGGAGTTCGGCCGGCTCCACGTCGAGCCCGGCGAGGTCGCCCTGATCCCCCGGGGCGTCCGCTTCCGCGTCGACCTGCTGGACGGCCCCGCCCGCGGCTACGTCTGCGAGAACCTCGGCGCCCCCTTCCGCCTCCCCGACCTCGGCCCGATCGGCGCCAACGGCCTCGCGAACGCCCGTGACTTCCGGGCGCCGGTGGCCGCGTACGAGGACGTCGAGGGCCCGTTGGAGGTGGTGAACAAGTTCTGCGGCAACCTCTGGACGGCCGTCTACGACCACTCCCCCCTCGACGTGGTCGCCTGGCACGGCAACTACACGCCGTACGTCTACGACCTGCGCCGTTTCAACGTCATCGGGACGATCTCGTACGACCATCCGGACCCGTCGATCTTCACGGTGCTGACGTCGCCGAGCGACACCCCCGGCCTGGCCGGGGTGGACTTCGTCGTCTTCGCGCCGCGCTGGCTGGTCGGCGAGGACACGTTCCGGCCGCCGTACTTCCACCGGAACGTGATGAGCGAGTACATGGGCCTGATCGAGGGCGCGTACGACGCGAAGACCGCTGGAAAAGGGGGGTTCGTGCCCGGTGGCGGTTCGCTGCACAACATGATGTCGGCGCACGGCCCGGACCGGGAGACCTTCGACCGGGCGAGCGCGGCGGAACCGAAGCCGCAGCGGGTCGACGACGGGCTCGCCTTCATGTTCGAGACGCGCTGGCCGATCCTCACGACCGCGCAGGCAGCCCGCGCGGAGCACCTGCAGCAGGGGTACGACGACGTGTGGTCCGGGCTCCAGCGCCACTTCGGCCCGTTGCACTGA
- a CDS encoding molybdopterin oxidoreductase family protein, with the protein MSTTTDSRTALRICPLCEATCGLTLTIEGTRVTKARGDRDDVFSKGFICPKGASLGAADGDPDRLRTPLVRRDGELREATWQEAFDAVAAGIRPVVEAHGPNAVGLVFGNPNVHTVAGGLYPPLLVGGLGTRSMFSASTVDQMPKHVSSGLLFGDANAIPVPDLDRTDHLLLLGANPLESNGSLCTAPDFPGKLKALKARGGTLTVVDPRLTRTAKLADRHVAIRPGTDALLLAAMAYVLFEENLVDLGDLAPHVRGVEELGATVKEFTPEAVAGACDVDAGTIRALARELAAAPTAAVYGRIGSCTVPHGTLASWLVDVLNILTGNLDRPGGALFPQSATDRTPRPAGPGHGFALGRWHSRVSGHPEAKGELPLSALAEEIDTATAEGSPIRALITIAANPVLSAPDGDRLDKALGSLDFMVSVDPYLGETARHADVVLPPPPPSQAPHYDFALNTLAVRNQVRYNRAAVPLEDGRMSETEILARLVLAATGMHGADPSAVDDLVIGQTLGKSVKEAHSPVHGRDPKELAAQLTGTGGPERRLDMMLRLGPYGDGFGADPDGLTLAKLLAHPHGIDLGPLKPRLPQPLKTVSGSIELLPQPIVDDLPRLRTALRERPDGLVLIGRRHLRSNNSWLHNIPALTGGTNRCTLHIHPDDAGRLGLADGDAVRIKGAGGEVTAPVEVTDVVRPGVVSLPHGWGHDRPGTRMSHAAIDPGVNVNQLLDGSLLDPLSGNAVLNGIPVDLVPTGATL; encoded by the coding sequence GTGTCCACCACCACCGACTCCCGCACCGCCCTGCGTATCTGCCCCCTCTGCGAGGCCACCTGCGGACTCACCCTCACCATCGAGGGCACCCGGGTGACCAAGGCGCGCGGTGACCGGGACGATGTGTTCAGCAAGGGCTTCATCTGCCCGAAGGGCGCCTCCCTGGGCGCGGCCGACGGGGACCCGGACCGGCTGCGCACCCCGCTGGTCCGCAGGGACGGCGAACTGCGGGAGGCCACCTGGCAGGAGGCCTTCGACGCCGTCGCCGCCGGGATCCGGCCCGTCGTCGAGGCCCATGGACCGAACGCCGTCGGTCTCGTCTTCGGCAACCCGAACGTGCACACCGTGGCCGGCGGCCTCTACCCGCCGCTCCTCGTCGGCGGCCTCGGCACCCGCAGCATGTTCAGCGCCTCCACGGTCGACCAGATGCCCAAGCACGTCTCCAGCGGACTGCTCTTCGGCGACGCCAACGCCATCCCCGTGCCCGACCTCGACCGCACCGACCACCTGCTGCTCCTCGGCGCCAACCCCCTGGAGTCCAACGGCAGTCTGTGCACCGCGCCCGACTTCCCCGGCAAGCTCAAGGCCCTCAAGGCGCGCGGCGGCACCCTCACCGTCGTCGACCCGCGCCTGACCCGCACGGCCAAGCTCGCCGACCGGCACGTGGCGATCCGCCCCGGCACGGACGCGCTGCTGCTCGCGGCGATGGCGTACGTCCTCTTCGAGGAGAACCTCGTCGACCTCGGGGACCTCGCCCCGCATGTGCGAGGGGTCGAGGAACTCGGCGCCACCGTAAAGGAGTTCACACCCGAAGCGGTCGCCGGGGCCTGTGACGTCGACGCCGGGACCATCCGCGCGCTCGCCCGCGAACTGGCCGCCGCGCCCACCGCCGCCGTATACGGCCGCATAGGCAGCTGCACCGTCCCGCACGGTACCCTCGCCAGCTGGCTGGTCGACGTGCTCAACATCCTCACCGGCAACCTCGACCGGCCCGGCGGTGCCCTCTTCCCGCAGTCCGCGACCGACAGGACACCCCGGCCCGCCGGGCCCGGCCACGGCTTCGCGCTCGGCCGCTGGCACAGCCGGGTCAGCGGCCACCCCGAGGCCAAGGGCGAACTGCCGCTGTCCGCGCTCGCCGAGGAGATCGACACCGCCACCGCCGAGGGCAGCCCGATCCGCGCCCTCATCACGATCGCCGCCAACCCCGTGCTCTCCGCACCCGACGGCGACCGCCTCGACAAGGCGCTCGGCTCCCTGGACTTCATGGTCAGCGTCGACCCCTACCTGGGCGAGACCGCCCGCCACGCCGACGTCGTCCTGCCGCCGCCCCCGCCCTCCCAGGCCCCGCACTACGACTTCGCGCTCAACACCCTGGCCGTACGCAACCAGGTCCGCTACAACCGTGCCGCCGTCCCCCTGGAGGACGGCCGCATGTCCGAGACGGAGATCCTCGCGCGGCTCGTCCTCGCCGCCACCGGCATGCACGGCGCCGACCCCTCCGCCGTCGACGACCTGGTCATCGGCCAGACCCTGGGCAAGTCCGTGAAGGAGGCCCACTCACCCGTCCACGGTCGCGACCCCAAGGAGCTCGCCGCACAGTTGACGGGCACGGGCGGCCCCGAGCGCCGGCTCGACATGATGCTGCGCCTCGGCCCGTACGGCGACGGCTTCGGCGCCGACCCGGACGGGCTGACCCTCGCGAAGCTGCTCGCCCACCCGCACGGCATCGACCTCGGGCCGCTGAAGCCGCGTCTGCCGCAGCCGCTGAAGACGGTGAGCGGCAGCATCGAACTGCTGCCGCAGCCGATCGTCGACGATCTGCCGAGGCTCCGCACCGCCCTGCGGGAGCGCCCCGACGGCCTCGTCCTCATCGGCCGCCGCCATCTGCGGTCCAACAACAGCTGGCTGCACAACATCCCCGCCCTCACCGGCGGCACCAACCGCTGCACCCTGCACATCCACCCCGACGACGCCGGCCGTCTCGGACTGGCCGACGGCGACGCCGTACGGATCAAGGGCGCCGGGGGAGAGGTCACCGCTCCCGTCGAGGTCACCGACGTCGTACGACCCGGCGTCGTCAGCCTTCCGCACGGCTGGGGACACGACCGTCCGGGCACCCGCATGAGCCACGCGGCGATCGACCCCGGCGTGAACGTCAACCAGCTCCTCGACGGCTCGCTGCTCGACCCGCTTTCCGGCAACGCGGTCCTCAACGGCATCCCCGTCGACCTCGTCCCAACAGGCGCAACGCTGTGA
- a CDS encoding MFS transporter codes for MRPGRNRGWLLRLVIAFSFAQGAVSMARPAVSYRALALGADERAIGVIAGVYALLPLFAAVPLGRRTDRGRCAPLLPVGVVLISGGCVMSGLANSLVAMAVWSGVMGLGHLSFVIGAQSLVARQSAPHEHDRNFGHFTIGASLGQLVGPIAAGALIGGSDMVRTSGLALVVAGAGAAVSFTSLWRIERPVEPKSRTAQGERVPVHRILRTRGVPGGIFISLAVLSATDILTAYLPVVGEHRGIAPAVIGALLSLRAAATIACRLVMTPMLRLLGRTALLTVTCVLGAVLCAGIALPVPVWALALILAALGFCLGVGQPLSMTTVVQAAPDEARSTALALRLTGNRLGQAGAPAAAGLIAGVAGVAAPFVMLGALLLVSSGIALRSPAQPGQRSGRPGKGKGKGKDGGEDGDEGKGDGKGRPRPGVPLGRKRDI; via the coding sequence GTGAGGCCCGGCAGGAACCGCGGCTGGCTGCTCCGCCTCGTCATCGCCTTCAGCTTCGCGCAGGGGGCGGTGTCGATGGCCCGGCCCGCCGTGTCCTACCGGGCCCTCGCGCTGGGTGCCGACGAGCGCGCGATCGGGGTGATCGCGGGGGTCTACGCCCTGCTCCCGCTGTTCGCCGCCGTCCCGCTCGGCCGCAGGACCGACCGGGGCCGGTGCGCGCCCCTGCTGCCCGTGGGCGTCGTCCTCATATCCGGCGGCTGCGTCATGAGCGGCCTGGCGAACTCGCTGGTGGCGATGGCCGTGTGGAGCGGGGTGATGGGCCTCGGGCACCTCTCCTTCGTGATCGGCGCCCAGTCGCTGGTGGCCCGCCAGTCCGCGCCGCACGAACACGACCGCAACTTCGGCCACTTCACCATCGGCGCCTCCCTCGGCCAACTCGTCGGCCCGATCGCCGCGGGCGCCCTGATCGGCGGCTCGGACATGGTCCGCACGAGCGGCCTGGCCCTGGTGGTGGCGGGCGCCGGGGCGGCGGTCTCGTTCACCTCGCTGTGGCGGATAGAGCGCCCGGTCGAGCCCAAGTCCCGTACGGCACAGGGCGAGCGGGTGCCCGTGCACCGCATCCTGCGCACCCGGGGAGTGCCGGGCGGCATCTTCATCAGCCTCGCCGTACTGTCGGCCACGGACATCCTCACCGCCTATCTGCCGGTGGTCGGGGAGCACCGGGGCATCGCGCCCGCGGTGATCGGCGCCCTGCTGAGTCTGCGCGCGGCGGCGACCATCGCGTGCCGTCTGGTGATGACGCCCATGCTGCGACTGCTGGGCCGGACCGCGCTGCTCACCGTCACCTGTGTGCTTGGCGCCGTGCTGTGCGCCGGGATCGCGCTGCCCGTGCCGGTGTGGGCGCTGGCCCTGATACTCGCCGCCCTCGGGTTCTGCCTCGGGGTGGGACAGCCGCTGTCCATGACGACGGTGGTGCAGGCCGCGCCGGACGAGGCCCGGTCCACCGCCCTCGCGCTGAGGCTGACGGGAAACCGGCTCGGGCAGGCCGGGGCACCCGCCGCCGCCGGCCTGATCGCCGGTGTCGCGGGCGTGGCCGCGCCGTTCGTGATGCTCGGCGCACTGCTGCTGGTGTCGTCGGGCATCGCCCTGCGCTCACCGGCACAGCCCGGGCAGCGGAGCGGCAGGCCTGGCAAGGGCAAGGGCAAGGGCAAGGATGGGGGCGAGGACGGGGACGAGGGGAAGGGGGACGGGAAGGGCCGCCCTCGGCCCGGTGTGCCCCTGGGCCGGAAGAGGGATATCTGA
- a CDS encoding GntR family transcriptional regulator, whose product MTSFAPDSIVLNRKLPLWYQVSQSLRASILGRTPRDPLRLPTEEQLAGHYGVSVLTMRQALKELEVEGLISRHRRRGTFIEPSAQRGSPVRLLGSVDAIVAQQSGMTTELLDQGSTPLSGELSEYFPDLTEVATYHRLRGDERTGEPTNHARNYVRPELAERIDRDDLLRWPMTKVLRDVVGVAIGRITDTVEARIADPETARLLQVPLLSPILHYTGVTYDDSGRVLDVAVIHYRGDRFSFTVTLDAH is encoded by the coding sequence GTGACCTCTTTCGCTCCGGACTCGATCGTCCTGAACCGCAAACTGCCGCTCTGGTATCAGGTGTCGCAGTCCCTGCGCGCCTCGATACTGGGCCGAACGCCCCGGGATCCCCTGCGGCTGCCCACCGAGGAGCAGTTGGCCGGGCACTACGGGGTGAGTGTGCTGACCATGCGGCAGGCGCTGAAGGAGCTGGAGGTCGAGGGGCTGATCAGCCGGCACCGCCGGCGCGGCACCTTCATCGAGCCGAGCGCGCAGCGGGGCTCTCCGGTGCGGCTGCTCGGCTCGGTGGACGCGATCGTGGCCCAGCAGTCGGGCATGACGACCGAGCTGCTGGACCAGGGCAGCACCCCCCTGTCGGGTGAACTCTCGGAGTACTTCCCCGACTTGACCGAGGTGGCCACGTACCACCGGCTGCGCGGTGACGAGCGGACGGGCGAGCCCACCAACCACGCCCGCAACTACGTCCGCCCCGAGCTGGCCGAACGCATCGACCGCGACGACCTGCTCCGCTGGCCCATGACCAAGGTTCTCCGTGATGTCGTAGGCGTGGCCATCGGTCGGATCACCGACACCGTCGAGGCCCGCATCGCCGACCCGGAGACGGCCCGGCTCCTCCAGGTCCCCCTGCTCAGCCCGATCCTTCACTACACGGGCGTCACCTACGACGACTCCGGCCGCGTCCTCGACGTGGCGGTCATCCACTACCGCGGCGACCGCTTCTCGTTCACCGTGACCCTCGACGCCCACTGA
- a CDS encoding CitMHS family transporter codes for MLTILGFAMIATFLVLIMMKKMSPIAALVLIPALFCVFVGKGAHLGDYVIEGVGNLAPTAAMLMFAIVYFGLMIDVGLFDPIVRGILKFCKADPLRIVVGTALLAAIVSLDGDGSTTFMITVSAMYPLYKRLKMSLVVMTGVAATANGVMNTLPWGGPTARAATALKLDAADIFVPMIPALLVGLLFVFVLAYVLGLRERKRLGVLSLDEVLEQEKIVKDEEESESEETVLVGAGAASSAAGSGDDKGRTTKTTGGAGSGTDSEDDDEDDARLQGLDPNRPTLRPKLYWFNALLTVTLLTAMIMELLPIPVLFILGAALALTVNFPHIPDQKARLAAHADNVLNVSGMVFAAAVFTGVLQGTGMVDSMAKWIVDGIPAGMGPHMALVTGFLSLPLTYFMSNDGFYFGVLPVLAEAGAAHGVSPLEIARASLVGQPLHMSSPLVPAVYVLVGMAKVEFGDHTKFVVKWAAATSLIVLGAGVLFGII; via the coding sequence ATGTTGACCATCCTCGGCTTCGCCATGATCGCGACCTTCCTGGTCCTGATCATGATGAAGAAGATGTCGCCGATCGCGGCACTCGTACTGATCCCCGCGCTCTTCTGCGTGTTCGTCGGAAAGGGAGCCCATCTCGGCGACTACGTCATCGAGGGGGTGGGCAACCTCGCGCCCACCGCCGCGATGCTGATGTTCGCCATCGTCTACTTCGGCCTCATGATCGACGTCGGTCTCTTCGACCCGATCGTCCGAGGCATCCTGAAGTTCTGCAAGGCCGACCCGCTGCGCATCGTCGTCGGCACGGCCCTGCTCGCCGCGATCGTCTCCCTGGACGGCGACGGCTCGACCACCTTCATGATCACCGTCTCGGCGATGTACCCGCTGTACAAGCGCCTGAAGATGAGCCTGGTCGTGATGACCGGTGTCGCCGCCACCGCCAACGGCGTGATGAACACGCTGCCCTGGGGCGGCCCGACCGCCCGCGCCGCCACCGCGCTCAAGCTCGACGCCGCCGACATCTTCGTCCCGATGATCCCGGCGCTCCTCGTCGGCCTGCTCTTCGTCTTCGTCCTGGCCTACGTCCTCGGCCTGCGGGAGCGCAAGCGCCTCGGCGTCCTGAGCCTCGACGAGGTCCTGGAGCAGGAGAAGATCGTCAAGGACGAGGAGGAGTCCGAGTCCGAGGAGACCGTGCTCGTCGGCGCGGGCGCCGCGTCCTCCGCCGCCGGCTCCGGCGACGACAAGGGCCGTACGACGAAGACCACCGGCGGAGCGGGCTCCGGCACCGACTCCGAGGACGACGACGAGGACGACGCCCGCCTCCAGGGCCTCGACCCCAACCGCCCGACGCTGCGCCCCAAGCTGTACTGGTTCAACGCGCTGCTCACGGTCACGCTGCTCACCGCCATGATCATGGAGTTGCTGCCGATCCCGGTGCTGTTCATCCTCGGCGCCGCGCTCGCCCTGACCGTCAACTTCCCCCATATTCCCGACCAGAAGGCCCGGCTCGCCGCCCACGCCGACAATGTCCTCAACGTCTCCGGCATGGTCTTCGCCGCCGCCGTCTTCACCGGCGTCCTCCAGGGCACCGGCATGGTCGACTCGATGGCCAAGTGGATCGTCGACGGCATCCCGGCCGGCATGGGCCCGCACATGGCCCTCGTCACCGGCTTCCTGAGCCTGCCGCTCACCTACTTCATGTCCAACGACGGCTTCTACTTCGGCGTCCTCCCGGTCCTCGCCGAGGCCGGCGCCGCCCACGGGGTCTCGCCGCTGGAGATCGCCCGCGCCTCCCTGGTCGGCCAGCCGCTGCACATGTCCAGCCCGCTGGTGCCCGCCGTGTACGTCCTCGTGGGTATGGCGAAGGTCGAGTTCGGCGACCACACGAAGTTCGTGGTGAAGTGGGCGGCGGCGACCTCGCTGATCGTCCTCGGCGCCGGCGTGCTGTTCGGCATCATCTGA
- a CDS encoding type ISP restriction/modification enzyme: MPDVTPDDAPLLADLMPWSVAPPRLGRGWPAAPDAAALKARWDALVKAEGPDREALFAPTRSRTLASAVTQLPGQSSGTGRLARESGPCPEPVRILAAPFDEQWLIPDHRLIDAARPELWRVADERQIFVVEQTAAPEASSGPVLLASPVLPLSPPHGPRVGRVRPLYRRPGGREPNLAPGLPEYVGERLGTAPVDPVDVLGWILVAARPGPNRVEVPLPTDPEAWSHGVELGRRTLWLMRRDGDRPKLPGGRRPYVRSPLPSRPVEVVYDRDEETLLVDEGRISPVPSEAWDFRVGGVRVLEEWFGRRTEQAEPGTLEAVRPTTWPQTWTSELLELITVLALLAELGPGRAELTVDRPITAADLREAGVLPVPESARRPASVLDHHEEGPEGQFTLL; encoded by the coding sequence ATGCCCGACGTGACGCCCGACGACGCTCCGCTGCTCGCGGACCTCATGCCGTGGTCCGTCGCACCGCCACGGCTGGGCCGGGGGTGGCCGGCGGCCCCCGACGCGGCCGCCCTGAAGGCCCGCTGGGACGCCCTGGTGAAGGCCGAGGGCCCGGACCGCGAAGCCCTCTTCGCCCCCACCCGCTCCCGCACCCTGGCCTCGGCGGTGACCCAGCTGCCGGGCCAGTCCAGCGGCACCGGCCGGCTGGCCCGTGAGTCGGGCCCCTGCCCCGAGCCGGTACGGATCCTGGCCGCCCCGTTCGACGAGCAGTGGCTCATCCCCGACCACCGCCTGATCGATGCCGCCCGCCCCGAGCTGTGGCGCGTGGCGGACGAGCGGCAGATCTTCGTCGTCGAGCAGACGGCGGCCCCGGAGGCGTCGTCGGGCCCCGTCCTCCTCGCCTCCCCCGTCCTGCCCCTGTCCCCGCCCCACGGCCCGCGCGTCGGCCGCGTCCGCCCCCTGTACCGACGGCCGGGCGGACGGGAGCCGAACCTCGCACCCGGTCTGCCGGAGTACGTCGGCGAACGCCTCGGCACCGCCCCCGTCGATCCCGTGGACGTCCTCGGCTGGATCCTGGTGGCCGCGCGCCCCGGCCCGAACCGCGTCGAGGTCCCGCTGCCCACCGACCCCGAAGCCTGGTCCCACGGTGTCGAGCTGGGCCGCCGCACCCTCTGGCTCATGCGCCGCGACGGCGACCGCCCCAAACTCCCCGGCGGCCGCCGCCCCTACGTCCGCTCCCCGCTCCCCTCCCGCCCCGTCGAGGTCGTCTACGACCGCGACGAGGAGACCCTGCTCGTCGACGAGGGCCGCATCTCCCCCGTACCGTCCGAGGCCTGGGACTTCCGCGTCGGGGGCGTCCGCGTCCTGGAGGAGTGGTTCGGCCGCAGAACGGAACAGGCGGAGCCGGGCACGCTGGAGGCCGTCCGCCCGACGACCTGGCCGCAGACCTGGACGTCGGAGTTGCTGGAACTGATCACCGTGCTGGCACTGCTGGCGGAACTGGGGCCGGGCCGGGCCGAGTTGACGGTCGACCGGCCGATCACGGCGGCCGACCTGCGCGAGGCGGGCGTACTCCCGGTCCCGGAGTCGGCGCGCCGGCCCGCCTCGGTACTGGACCACCACGAGGAGGGCCCGGAGGGCCAGTTCACGCTGCTGTGA
- a CDS encoding TetR family transcriptional regulator has translation MKPVSQATSLRRAPVQRRSAERLTRILDACADLLDEVGYDALSTRSVALRAGVPIGSVYRFFGNKRAMADALAERNLNRFTDRVTRRLQATGGRDWRTTMDAVLDEYLDMKRNTPGFALIDFGNQIPVGGNRQEPNHRVADRLSELLSVFIDRTPDEDLRRTFLIAVETADTLVHLAFRVSPEGDARIIQEMRELLRAYLARVLD, from the coding sequence ATGAAGCCCGTGTCCCAGGCGACCTCCCTGCGCCGCGCACCCGTGCAGCGGCGCAGTGCCGAACGACTGACCAGGATCCTCGACGCCTGCGCCGACCTCCTCGACGAGGTGGGCTACGACGCGCTGAGCACCCGCTCCGTGGCGTTGCGGGCGGGTGTGCCCATCGGTTCCGTCTACCGCTTCTTCGGCAACAAGCGCGCGATGGCCGACGCGCTCGCCGAGCGCAACCTGAACCGCTTCACCGACCGTGTCACCCGCCGCCTCCAGGCGACGGGCGGCCGGGACTGGCGTACCACCATGGACGCCGTCCTCGACGAGTACCTCGACATGAAGCGCAACACCCCCGGCTTCGCCCTCATCGACTTCGGTAACCAGATCCCGGTCGGCGGCAACCGTCAGGAACCCAACCACCGCGTCGCCGACCGGCTGTCCGAACTGCTCTCCGTGTTCATCGACCGCACCCCCGACGAGGACCTCCGCCGCACCTTCCTCATCGCCGTGGAGACCGCCGACACCCTCGTCCACCTGGCCTTCCGGGTCTCCCCGGAGGGTGACGCGCGGATCATCCAGGAGATGCGGGAGCTGCTGCGGGCCTACCTCGCGCGCGTGCTGGACTGA